In a single window of the Streptacidiphilus sp. P02-A3a genome:
- a CDS encoding CoA pyrophosphatase: MTTAPGVVRDGLPAWLHPVRDAAERVQPHQLSRFLPPAEGGRRSAVLVLFGEGPQGPDLLLIERARSLRSHAGQPSFPGGALDPEDGDPHGAGPVHAALREAQEETGLDPTGVQVFGVLPDLYIPVSDFVVTPVLGWWREPSPVRPGDPAEVAAVFRVPVAELTSPERRARLRHPSGFRGPAFLVEDRLVWGFTAGVIDRILHYSGLELPWDTSREIELSAYPQE; encoded by the coding sequence ATGACGACGGCGCCGGGCGTCGTCAGGGACGGCCTGCCCGCGTGGCTGCACCCGGTCCGGGACGCCGCCGAGCGGGTGCAGCCGCATCAGCTCAGCCGCTTCCTGCCGCCCGCCGAGGGCGGTCGCCGCTCCGCCGTGCTGGTGCTCTTCGGCGAGGGGCCGCAGGGCCCCGACCTGCTGCTGATCGAGCGCGCCCGGTCGCTGCGCTCGCACGCGGGCCAGCCCTCCTTCCCCGGCGGGGCGCTCGACCCGGAGGACGGCGATCCGCACGGCGCCGGTCCGGTGCACGCCGCCCTGCGGGAGGCCCAGGAGGAGACCGGTCTTGACCCGACCGGCGTGCAGGTCTTCGGCGTGCTGCCGGACCTCTACATCCCGGTCAGTGACTTCGTGGTCACCCCGGTCCTCGGCTGGTGGCGGGAGCCGAGCCCGGTCCGGCCCGGGGATCCGGCCGAGGTCGCGGCGGTGTTCCGGGTACCGGTCGCCGAGCTGACCTCGCCCGAGCGACGGGCCCGGCTGCGGCACCCCAGCGGCTTCCGGGGCCCGGCGTTCCTGGTCGAGGACCGCCTGGTGTGGGGCTTCACGGCCGGGGTGATCGACCGGATCCTGCACTACAGCGGCCTGGAGCTGCCCTGGGACACCTCCCGCGAGATCGAGCTCTCGGCGTACCCGCAGGAGTAG
- a CDS encoding MarP family serine protease has translation MNVLDILLILAACGFAVAGYRQGFVVGVLSVVGFLGGGLIAVQLLPYLLKHLPAGTTSSIVAVIVVIVFASVGQAFTTHWGWKLRGPIDRSRVRLLDAVGGALVNIVAMLLVAWLIGSALAGTSLPTVAQQVRTSKVLSAVQRALPPDAPTWFSNFTSALSRNGFPQVFNPFQNEPIADVPAPDPALVNSAAVRQARQSIVKVVGTAPSCGKVIEGTGFVYAPERVMTNAHVVGGVAGPSVSVGGRSYPATVVLYDWKRDIAVLDVPGLYAPVLSFAGAAQDSAGAIVAGFPENGPFNVQAARIRQQIDAEGPDIYHRGTVTREVYSIRSTVRQGNSGGPLLTPTGQVYGVVFAKSLDDSQTGYALTADEVAADASQGSSATRPVNTESCAL, from the coding sequence GTGAACGTCCTCGACATTCTGCTCATCCTCGCTGCCTGCGGGTTTGCCGTGGCCGGTTATCGACAGGGCTTCGTCGTGGGCGTGCTCTCGGTGGTCGGATTCCTCGGCGGCGGGCTGATCGCCGTCCAACTGCTGCCCTACCTGCTGAAGCACCTCCCGGCGGGGACCACCTCCTCGATCGTCGCGGTGATCGTCGTGATCGTCTTCGCCTCGGTGGGCCAGGCCTTCACCACCCACTGGGGCTGGAAACTGCGCGGCCCGATCGACCGCAGCCGGGTGCGGCTGCTGGACGCGGTCGGCGGCGCGCTGGTCAACATCGTCGCCATGCTGCTGGTCGCCTGGCTGATCGGCTCGGCGCTCGCCGGGACCTCGCTGCCCACCGTGGCCCAGCAGGTCCGGACGTCCAAGGTGCTGAGCGCGGTGCAGCGGGCGCTGCCCCCGGACGCGCCGACCTGGTTCTCCAACTTCACCTCGGCGCTCTCCCGGAACGGCTTCCCGCAGGTCTTCAACCCGTTCCAGAACGAGCCGATCGCGGACGTCCCGGCCCCCGACCCGGCGCTGGTGAACAGCGCCGCCGTGCGGCAGGCCCGGCAGAGCATCGTCAAGGTCGTCGGCACCGCGCCGAGCTGCGGCAAGGTCATCGAGGGCACCGGCTTCGTCTACGCCCCGGAGCGGGTGATGACCAACGCCCACGTCGTCGGCGGCGTGGCCGGTCCCTCGGTCAGCGTCGGCGGGCGCAGCTACCCGGCGACGGTGGTGCTGTACGACTGGAAGCGGGACATCGCCGTGCTCGACGTGCCGGGCCTGTACGCCCCGGTGCTGAGCTTCGCGGGCGCCGCCCAGGACAGCGCCGGGGCGATCGTCGCGGGCTTCCCCGAGAACGGCCCGTTCAACGTCCAGGCCGCCCGGATCCGGCAGCAGATCGACGCCGAGGGACCGGACATCTACCACCGGGGCACGGTCACCCGCGAGGTCTACTCGATCCGCTCGACAGTCCGTCAGGGCAACTCCGGCGGGCCGCTGCTCACCCCCACCGGGCAGGTGTACGGGGTGGTCTTCGCCAAGTCCCTGGACGACTCCCAGACCGGCTACGCGCTGACCGCCGACGAGGTCGCGGCGGACGCCAGCCAGGGCAGCAGCGCCACCAGGCCGGTGAACACCGAGTCCTGCGCCCTCTGA
- a CDS encoding metal-dependent hydrolase, which produces MMGHSHAVSGALLFAATAPFLPEDLMHRHLQPAEILMGTALCAGAALLPDLDHHDGTIANFLGPISKLLCRFVAWISGGHRHATHSLFFVALMSLGTWAGVTYLGRDFTLGMTFFLLALAVRALNLCPPGHGFSAWGTIVALAALGTGIIAKFIPSAPGWLPYAVGLGCVAHLLGDSITKMGAPWLWPLKARYEIVVIKSSGNKLETEILVPLMGLGTVALLWFTALSPHAL; this is translated from the coding sequence ATGATGGGTCACTCGCACGCGGTCAGCGGTGCGCTGCTGTTCGCGGCCACGGCGCCGTTCCTGCCGGAAGACCTCATGCACCGTCATCTCCAGCCTGCGGAGATACTGATGGGCACGGCGCTCTGCGCGGGCGCCGCGCTGCTCCCCGACCTGGACCACCACGACGGGACGATCGCCAACTTCCTGGGCCCGATCTCGAAGCTGCTCTGCCGCTTCGTGGCCTGGATCTCCGGCGGCCACCGGCACGCCACGCACTCGCTCTTCTTCGTCGCCCTGATGTCGCTGGGCACCTGGGCCGGGGTCACCTACCTGGGGCGCGACTTCACCCTGGGCATGACCTTCTTCCTGCTGGCGCTGGCCGTGCGGGCGCTGAACCTCTGCCCGCCCGGGCACGGCTTCTCCGCCTGGGGGACGATCGTGGCCCTGGCCGCGCTCGGCACCGGCATAATCGCCAAGTTCATCCCCTCCGCGCCCGGCTGGCTGCCGTACGCGGTCGGCCTGGGCTGCGTGGCGCACCTGCTCGGCGACTCGATCACCAAGATGGGCGCGCCGTGGCTGTGGCCGCTGAAGGCCCGCTACGAGATCGTGGTGATCAAGAGCAGCGGCAACAAGCTGGAGACGGAGATCCTGGTGCCGCTGATGGGCCTGGGCACCGTCGCCCTGCTGTGGTTCACCGCGCTCTCGCCGCACGCGCTCTGA